Proteins from a genomic interval of Rubinisphaera italica:
- a CDS encoding family 16 glycoside hydrolase, whose protein sequence is MLRTVQICSLSLFCFVICYFLGNAQSAFSADDPPKSVFASPEEAAQDPDFEIQGEYSKEGQGVQLVALGQGEFQCVIFGGGLPGAGWDLKTKRVIEVDSDTALDLVEDHDKVNRKSPTMGAKPPTSAVVMFDGTQESVEKHWKPGARLTDDGLLMEGLTSVDTFGDCSIHIEFRLPFMPNARGQGRANSGIYVQGRYECQMLDSFGLEGKHNECGGIYTTKDPDLNMCYPPLSWQTYDIDIRSARFDDAGQKTENARITVRLNGVIVQNDVELPKPTPGAQIKEDSSPGPLHLQNHGNPVRYRNIWVQPRDFTSLTSRPIVPGFERFHTSPNADLEGGGNLLMGELNCIACHQADAQRKQQILTKQAPHLTDVGKRIDPNYLLKFISDPHAVKPGTTMPNLFASLSNEDRKAAVESIANFLASTGTIGHSPIDRAAMKRGRNLFHEVGCIACHAPQEGEAVTPPGTTIPLIQLEDKYSITSLADFLKNPHAIRPSGRMPNFNLEKDEPVDLANYLLRNRDESLDDPHWNYDVFHVAIQSLSEFPENQNPAKSGKTSSLDVFVAGQNDRFAVRFSGFLKIERDGDYRFHLGSDDGSRLMIDGATIVDVDGIHPHSVKSDTVKLSAGLHKIVVDYYEFAGEESLGLEIEGPGLPRRDISPLIFLSDKPEESQPVEADPNTDDRFVFDSTQVEQGRKLFASIGCASCHEMKIDNKKIDSELKAPALAALDSVKTDSGCLAASPVTKTPYYNLSDPQKLALATAIKTKPDPMPTHNVQKIHQSMVAFNCYACHSRGGVGGPEQSRNPLFLTTIPEMGDEGRIPPPLDGVADKLTENWLKHVLNNGAKDRPYMKTRMPKFGGEVAKLAEPLISVDQKTEATIPEIPESIHRAKATGRELVGGKSLSCIKCHTFGPIRATGIQAIDLLTMNKRLREDWFYRYLQDPVKYRPGTRMPNVFPNGVSADRNIYEGDPHKQISAMWLYLADGSKASVPYGLLPDPIELVAEKEPIIYRNFLEDVSPRGIGVGYPEKANLAYDANHMALRLIWHGAFIDAGKHWRGRGQGNQRPLGDHIIKLEETSPLAVLSSSDAPWPQEPAKQRGYQFLGYQLDEYRRPHFLYQFDNIQVVDALRAVDNTDRESDFLRELTITTNTSSATKNLYFRGAVGQKIELVRENTYRIWYGHDSSYQVRIVIDGVEPAIRNSSNQSELLYALPEQAGPLKIIQEIIW, encoded by the coding sequence ATGTTGCGAACGGTTCAAATCTGCTCCCTCTCCCTGTTCTGCTTCGTGATTTGTTATTTCTTAGGGAATGCCCAGTCCGCTTTCTCGGCAGATGATCCCCCCAAGTCAGTTTTTGCATCGCCTGAAGAAGCCGCTCAGGATCCCGACTTTGAAATTCAGGGAGAATACTCAAAAGAAGGCCAGGGGGTTCAATTGGTTGCATTAGGGCAAGGGGAATTCCAGTGTGTCATTTTTGGCGGAGGATTGCCCGGAGCTGGTTGGGATCTGAAAACCAAACGCGTCATTGAAGTCGACAGCGACACCGCACTCGATTTAGTTGAAGATCATGACAAAGTGAATCGGAAAAGTCCGACAATGGGGGCCAAGCCTCCCACATCTGCTGTTGTGATGTTCGATGGTACTCAGGAATCCGTTGAGAAGCATTGGAAACCGGGAGCCAGACTCACCGACGATGGCCTGCTGATGGAAGGGCTCACCAGTGTCGATACATTTGGAGACTGTAGTATTCACATCGAATTCCGACTGCCATTTATGCCAAATGCTCGCGGGCAGGGGAGAGCCAACAGTGGCATTTATGTCCAGGGACGGTACGAATGCCAGATGCTCGATTCCTTTGGTTTAGAAGGGAAACACAATGAATGCGGCGGAATTTACACGACGAAGGATCCCGACCTCAATATGTGTTATCCACCATTGTCCTGGCAGACCTATGATATCGATATCCGCTCGGCTCGCTTCGATGATGCTGGTCAGAAAACTGAGAACGCCCGCATTACCGTTCGTCTGAATGGCGTGATCGTTCAAAATGATGTTGAATTACCGAAGCCGACTCCCGGGGCTCAAATCAAAGAAGATTCTTCTCCCGGTCCTCTCCATTTGCAGAATCATGGAAATCCAGTTCGCTATCGAAATATCTGGGTCCAGCCTCGCGATTTTACCTCCTTGACTTCACGTCCCATCGTTCCAGGTTTTGAGCGTTTTCATACCAGCCCCAATGCCGACTTGGAAGGTGGAGGGAACTTATTGATGGGGGAACTGAATTGCATAGCCTGCCATCAAGCCGATGCTCAGCGAAAGCAACAGATATTGACGAAACAGGCACCACATCTAACAGATGTCGGAAAGCGGATTGATCCCAATTATTTGCTGAAGTTCATCTCCGATCCTCACGCGGTGAAACCAGGCACAACAATGCCGAATCTGTTTGCCAGTCTCTCGAATGAAGATCGAAAAGCAGCAGTAGAATCAATTGCAAATTTTCTAGCGTCGACCGGGACCATCGGGCATAGTCCGATTGATCGAGCGGCCATGAAACGGGGACGTAATCTCTTCCATGAAGTCGGTTGTATCGCCTGCCATGCTCCGCAAGAGGGAGAAGCGGTAACTCCTCCAGGAACGACGATTCCACTGATTCAACTTGAAGACAAATACAGTATCACGTCATTAGCCGACTTCCTTAAAAACCCTCATGCAATTCGCCCTTCAGGGAGGATGCCTAATTTCAACCTGGAAAAAGATGAACCTGTTGATTTGGCAAATTATCTCCTGAGAAATCGAGATGAGTCACTCGATGATCCTCACTGGAACTACGACGTTTTTCATGTTGCAATTCAATCTCTGTCTGAGTTCCCTGAAAATCAAAATCCAGCCAAATCAGGAAAAACCTCCAGCCTGGATGTATTCGTAGCGGGCCAAAATGATCGATTTGCGGTGCGATTCAGTGGGTTTCTTAAAATTGAACGTGATGGAGATTATCGCTTTCATCTCGGCTCTGATGATGGCAGTCGGTTAATGATTGATGGGGCCACGATCGTCGATGTCGATGGCATTCATCCTCATAGCGTAAAATCGGACACCGTCAAACTATCTGCCGGACTGCACAAAATTGTCGTAGATTATTACGAATTTGCTGGGGAAGAATCACTCGGCCTCGAAATCGAAGGGCCAGGCTTGCCTCGTCGTGATATTTCACCACTGATTTTTCTTTCGGATAAACCTGAGGAATCTCAGCCTGTAGAAGCAGACCCGAATACGGATGACCGTTTTGTGTTTGACTCCACTCAGGTAGAACAAGGTCGCAAACTGTTTGCCAGTATCGGATGTGCAAGCTGTCATGAAATGAAAATCGATAACAAAAAAATAGATTCCGAACTCAAGGCTCCAGCGCTGGCAGCTTTGGATTCTGTCAAAACAGACTCTGGTTGTCTTGCTGCATCGCCAGTTACGAAAACGCCTTATTATAACCTGAGCGATCCTCAAAAACTGGCTCTTGCAACTGCCATCAAAACGAAGCCAGATCCAATGCCGACTCATAATGTGCAGAAGATTCATCAGTCGATGGTCGCTTTCAACTGTTATGCCTGCCACAGTCGTGGTGGAGTCGGTGGACCGGAGCAATCCCGAAATCCACTTTTCCTGACAACCATCCCGGAAATGGGTGACGAGGGACGCATTCCTCCACCACTTGATGGGGTTGCCGATAAATTGACGGAAAACTGGTTGAAGCATGTCTTGAATAATGGAGCGAAAGATCGTCCTTACATGAAAACGAGGATGCCAAAGTTTGGTGGCGAAGTGGCGAAGTTAGCCGAACCGTTGATTTCGGTCGATCAGAAAACTGAGGCAACAATTCCGGAAATCCCTGAATCCATACATCGAGCAAAAGCGACGGGGCGAGAATTGGTCGGCGGTAAGTCGCTCTCCTGCATTAAATGTCATACGTTTGGACCGATCCGAGCAACAGGGATTCAAGCCATTGACCTGCTCACAATGAATAAACGACTGCGGGAAGACTGGTTCTATCGATATTTGCAGGATCCTGTGAAGTACCGTCCCGGCACCCGCATGCCGAATGTCTTTCCGAATGGTGTCAGCGCAGATCGCAATATCTACGAAGGCGACCCTCACAAGCAGATCTCTGCAATGTGGCTCTATCTGGCCGATGGCAGCAAGGCTTCCGTCCCGTATGGTTTGTTGCCTGATCCGATTGAATTGGTCGCTGAAAAAGAGCCGATTATCTATCGCAATTTTCTGGAAGATGTCAGTCCTCGTGGTATTGGTGTCGGCTATCCAGAAAAGGCAAATCTGGCTTATGATGCAAATCATATGGCATTGAGATTAATCTGGCATGGGGCGTTTATCGATGCTGGAAAACATTGGCGGGGGCGTGGTCAGGGAAATCAAAGACCGCTCGGCGATCATATCATTAAACTCGAAGAAACAAGCCCACTGGCTGTTCTGTCATCATCGGATGCTCCCTGGCCACAGGAACCTGCCAAACAAAGGGGCTATCAGTTCCTTGGGTATCAACTGGATGAATATCGACGTCCACATTTTCTATACCAATTCGACAACATACAGGTTGTTGATGCATTACGAGCCGTCGATAATACCGATCGCGAATCCGATTTCCTTCGGGAATTGACCATAACCACGAACACCAGTTCCGCTACGAAGAATTTGTATTTCCGAGGGGCGGTAGGACAGAAAATTGAACTCGTCCGTGAGAATACATATCGTATCTGGTATGGCCATGATAGTAGTTACCAAGTCCGAATTGTTATCGACGGCGTTGAGCCAGCAATCAGAAACAGCAGCAATCAATCCGAATTGTTGTACGCCTTGCCGGAACAGGCAGGTCCACTGAAAATTATTCAGGAAATTATCTGGTAA
- a CDS encoding alpha/beta hydrolase, with product MKRWIAVLLVLFCIETAGDLPVFSEEKEKPSGFKVESDILYRDQSTDAELTDYMKERCRLDVEYPLGKNGFATIVWFHGGGLKGGERSFPERLRKHGMAIVAVNYRLFPKVKNPAYIDDAAAAVAWTFHNIEKYGGDSTKIFVSGHSAGGYLTSMIGLDQSYLKKYGIDANDIAAIIPLSGQTITHTTIREERGLPRTKPISDEFAPLFHNRKDCPPLILITGDRELELWGRYEENAMLARLMKEAGHKQTKLYELDGFNHGTMVNPGCDLMLVEIKKILER from the coding sequence ATGAAAAGGTGGATTGCGGTATTGCTCGTATTATTCTGCATTGAGACAGCAGGTGATCTTCCTGTTTTTTCTGAGGAGAAAGAGAAGCCGTCAGGATTTAAAGTTGAGAGCGACATTTTGTATCGTGATCAATCGACCGACGCAGAATTGACAGACTATATGAAAGAACGCTGTCGATTGGACGTCGAATATCCATTGGGTAAAAATGGATTTGCTACGATTGTCTGGTTTCATGGTGGAGGCTTGAAAGGGGGAGAACGTTCCTTTCCAGAACGATTGAGAAAACACGGGATGGCAATAGTCGCTGTGAACTACCGACTGTTTCCCAAAGTAAAAAATCCTGCGTATATCGATGACGCAGCTGCCGCTGTGGCCTGGACCTTTCATAACATTGAAAAGTATGGTGGAGATTCCACAAAGATCTTTGTGTCGGGGCATTCAGCCGGCGGTTATTTGACGAGTATGATTGGTCTGGATCAATCTTACTTGAAAAAATACGGTATTGATGCCAATGACATTGCAGCGATTATTCCTTTAAGTGGTCAGACAATTACTCACACGACAATCCGTGAGGAACGCGGTCTGCCTCGAACAAAGCCAATCAGCGATGAGTTCGCTCCATTATTCCACAATCGTAAAGATTGTCCACCACTGATACTGATCACTGGGGATCGTGAATTAGAACTCTGGGGACGGTATGAAGAAAATGCCATGTTAGCTCGGCTGATGAAAGAAGCCGGACATAAACAAACTAAACTTTATGAACTGGATGGTTTTAATCACGGCACTATGGTCAACCCGGGTTGTGATTTGATGCTTGTGGAAATAAAAAAGATTCTCGAACGATAA
- a CDS encoding VOC family protein, producing the protein MQPRISMITLGVRDLSRSIEFYETGLKFPRMESPPEVAFFTLNGTWLSLYGRDALADDANVSAEGVGFRSFTLAHNVASDEEVDRVIEEAISAGGVLVKSGQKVFWGGYSGYFQDPDGFLWEVAHNPFLWIGPEDDRQGISEV; encoded by the coding sequence ATGCAACCACGTATCAGTATGATTACTCTCGGTGTTCGTGATTTGTCACGTTCGATTGAATTTTATGAGACGGGATTGAAATTTCCGCGAATGGAATCCCCTCCCGAAGTCGCTTTTTTCACATTGAACGGAACATGGCTCAGTTTATATGGACGGGACGCGTTGGCTGATGATGCCAACGTTTCTGCTGAGGGAGTGGGGTTTCGCAGCTTTACTCTAGCACATAATGTTGCTTCGGACGAAGAAGTCGATCGTGTCATCGAAGAAGCGATCTCAGCAGGAGGCGTGCTAGTTAAGTCTGGCCAGAAAGTCTTCTGGGGTGGATACTCGGGGTACTTTCAGGATCCCGATGGTTTCCTATGGGAGGTGGCACATAATCCTTTTCTCTGGATTGGGCCTGAGGATGATCGGCAGGGAATTTCAGAAGTTTAA
- a CDS encoding YqaE/Pmp3 family membrane protein, producing MSTTSKPDSVLGDFVKLLFSILLPPVGVFFEVGLGMHFWLNIVLTLLGYFPGVIHAVYIIAKK from the coding sequence ATGAGTACAACTTCAAAACCAGATTCCGTTCTGGGGGATTTCGTTAAGTTATTATTTTCTATTCTGTTACCACCAGTGGGTGTCTTCTTTGAAGTTGGGCTGGGGATGCATTTCTGGCTGAACATTGTGCTGACACTGCTGGGATACTTCCCTGGTGTTATCCATGCGGTTTACATTATCGCCAAGAAGTAG
- a CDS encoding DUF1328 domain-containing protein, which yields MLSWALTFLVIALIAAVLGFGGVAGTAAGIAKILFVVFLVLFVISLIMGRRTAV from the coding sequence ATGTTAAGCTGGGCATTGACATTTTTGGTAATTGCATTGATTGCGGCTGTTTTGGGTTTTGGCGGAGTTGCAGGTACTGCAGCTGGTATCGCAAAAATTCTGTTTGTCGTCTTCCTGGTTCTGTTTGTGATTTCACTGATTATGGGTCGTCGAACAGCCGTATAG
- a CDS encoding hybrid sensor histidine kinase/response regulator yields MNDRLETIELLPVYPFWKGIAVGIASALIAVLLRELLGFAFDQDETPFLLFPASIIVAARIGGLRAGVTTLAVTSLYSFFRFVPPVAATDPNYITPLIKTGVFIFEGGIICSLIGVLQQTRKTAVTNEAKAILAEKFSRDYYEQVLTTQEELNALETTYRDLIDSNVIGMMLCSFEGKFYEANDAFLDLLEYSRDDLENNQLNWISLTPKDFRDRDLHAIEELKKHRRIPPFELQLISKTGLIRNVLIGAASTGTGDKFIAFVLDRSENAQFQDELQTALNLAETANRTKTEFLANISHELRTPLNAIIGMTDLALDEDISDVMRDYIQTARDAAQTLTFLINDVLDFSRMETGHFELDVDSFGLPNLVDQTLKTLSLRAHQKGLELISHISPQVPRYVNGDKNRIRQIIVNVVSNAIKFTEQGEVFVDVSLTDEETENDQINSINISVLDTGIGISKEDQTRIFSPFTQVDASTTRNYVGTGLGLAICQEIISRMDGRIEVTSEPGEGSRFDIIIPLESGVQTVSTPTRSITIDDFHGARVLIVDDNETSLRTLKSTLENWSMCPETATTAAEAMQKLKDSLREDSEEPYRVLLVDGLMPQMDGFEFLENMKKDGILPEASLMMLSSADRMMFETRCESAPVDAFIEKPISQSTLMDTLVSLLSGRVRPKTFGKRIRPTKYEPLTILVAEDTPVNQKVVEQILKKRGHNVILANNGREALDLYYENDFDLILMDMQMPTMDGLQATKAIRNIEDPDEPLIPIIALTAHTMKGDRERCIDAGASDYLSKPVDAEALLDMIEKLARRSGRKSTRIPTKTDKPRDEFAIPEKFHGALQRMGNDAVLFCEMISMYCDDFPQLFEQLQTEVAAENWETAGHHAHRLKGLVYSFGTSLPPCETILVIEQKIKDQGSQLLDSLLTRYENELNKLKDELQDVRGKIQSIKI; encoded by the coding sequence ATGAATGATCGCCTTGAGACAATTGAACTGCTACCTGTATATCCATTCTGGAAGGGAATAGCAGTAGGGATTGCTTCAGCACTGATTGCCGTTCTGCTCAGAGAATTGTTAGGCTTCGCATTCGATCAAGACGAAACACCATTTCTTCTCTTTCCCGCTTCGATTATCGTAGCGGCTCGCATCGGCGGATTGCGTGCGGGCGTGACGACTCTGGCGGTGACGTCTCTGTATTCCTTCTTCCGATTTGTACCACCTGTTGCTGCTACAGATCCGAATTACATCACACCGTTAATCAAAACTGGTGTGTTTATATTTGAAGGGGGGATCATTTGCAGCCTGATTGGCGTTTTGCAGCAAACCCGTAAAACGGCTGTAACCAATGAGGCCAAGGCGATTTTGGCAGAAAAGTTTTCCCGGGATTACTACGAACAGGTACTTACCACCCAGGAAGAACTCAATGCCCTTGAAACGACTTATCGCGATTTGATTGATTCCAATGTCATCGGCATGATGCTCTGCAGCTTTGAGGGCAAATTTTACGAGGCGAACGATGCATTTCTCGACTTGCTCGAATATTCTCGAGACGATTTAGAAAATAACCAGTTGAACTGGATCTCCCTCACTCCGAAAGACTTTCGTGATCGAGATCTGCATGCGATCGAAGAACTCAAAAAGCATCGAAGGATCCCTCCTTTTGAATTGCAGCTTATTTCCAAAACGGGTTTAATTCGCAACGTTTTGATCGGAGCCGCCTCGACTGGCACGGGAGATAAATTTATTGCTTTTGTTCTCGATCGCAGTGAAAATGCGCAGTTTCAGGATGAATTGCAAACCGCCTTGAATCTGGCCGAAACCGCGAATCGTACAAAGACAGAATTTCTGGCAAATATCAGCCATGAGCTTCGCACGCCACTCAATGCCATTATCGGAATGACAGATCTCGCACTCGATGAGGACATTTCCGATGTGATGAGAGACTACATTCAAACCGCGCGTGACGCGGCGCAAACACTCACATTTCTGATTAATGATGTCCTCGATTTTTCTCGTATGGAGACCGGACATTTCGAGTTGGATGTCGACTCTTTTGGATTGCCGAACCTGGTCGATCAGACACTCAAGACACTTTCCCTTCGTGCACATCAAAAAGGACTGGAGCTAATTTCCCATATCTCTCCGCAGGTGCCCCGCTATGTCAACGGTGACAAAAACCGGATCCGACAAATCATTGTCAATGTGGTCTCTAATGCCATCAAGTTTACCGAACAGGGTGAAGTCTTTGTCGATGTCTCCTTGACTGACGAAGAGACAGAGAACGATCAAATCAACTCGATAAATATTAGCGTTTTGGATACGGGTATTGGGATCTCTAAGGAGGATCAAACTCGTATTTTCTCGCCGTTTACCCAGGTCGATGCCTCAACAACTCGCAACTATGTCGGTACGGGATTAGGACTTGCGATTTGTCAGGAGATCATTTCCCGGATGGATGGAAGAATTGAGGTCACCAGTGAACCGGGAGAAGGAAGTCGCTTCGATATTATCATCCCTCTGGAGTCCGGGGTTCAAACCGTCTCTACGCCCACACGTTCCATTACAATTGATGACTTTCATGGAGCCCGGGTACTCATCGTTGATGATAACGAAACCAGTCTCCGCACACTCAAATCAACACTCGAAAACTGGAGTATGTGCCCCGAAACGGCAACGACGGCAGCAGAAGCGATGCAAAAACTGAAGGATTCCCTTCGTGAGGACTCTGAAGAACCTTATCGGGTTCTACTTGTCGACGGCTTAATGCCTCAAATGGATGGATTTGAATTTCTGGAAAACATGAAAAAAGATGGCATCCTTCCAGAGGCCTCATTAATGATGCTCTCTTCAGCAGATCGAATGATGTTTGAGACCCGCTGTGAATCGGCTCCCGTCGATGCTTTTATTGAGAAGCCGATCAGTCAGTCGACATTGATGGACACTTTGGTCAGCTTGCTGAGTGGCCGAGTACGACCAAAAACTTTTGGGAAGCGCATCCGTCCGACAAAATATGAGCCGCTCACGATCCTGGTTGCTGAAGATACTCCTGTCAATCAGAAAGTCGTAGAACAGATTCTCAAGAAACGAGGGCATAATGTTATCTTGGCCAATAACGGACGAGAAGCACTCGACCTCTATTATGAGAACGATTTCGATCTTATCCTGATGGACATGCAGATGCCAACAATGGATGGATTACAGGCCACTAAAGCGATTCGAAATATTGAAGATCCTGACGAGCCACTCATCCCGATCATTGCTTTGACTGCACACACGATGAAAGGCGATCGGGAACGTTGCATCGACGCAGGAGCTTCTGATTATCTTTCTAAGCCAGTCGATGCCGAAGCCTTACTGGATATGATTGAGAAACTAGCAAGGCGATCTGGTCGAAAATCGACGAGAATCCCGACGAAGACCGATAAACCCCGTGATGAATTTGCAATCCCTGAAAAATTTCATGGGGCGTTGCAACGAATGGGAAACGACGCGGTTTTATTCTGTGAAATGATTTCCATGTACTGTGATGATTTCCCGCAATTATTCGAGCAACTCCAGACTGAAGTTGCTGCCGAAAACTGGGAGACCGCAGGACATCACGCCCATCGACTTAAGGGGCTCGTTTACAGCTTCGGCACGTCGCTTCCTCCCTGTGAAACGATCCTGGTTATTGAGCAAAAAATAAAAGACCAGGGAAGCCAACTTCTCGACTCGCTGCTCACACGCTACGAAAATGAATTGAATAAATTGAAGGACGAACTTCAGGATGTTCGTGGAAAGATTCAGTCCATCAAAATTTAA
- a CDS encoding sigma-54-dependent transcriptional regulator, with product MDTQNTAKPLVLVIDDDRAIRHMITRSLQQLDCEVIEAEESQSGLALVLDKNPDVVLLDIMLPHVSGLDIFQQIREIERKTPVIFITAGTDSATAIKAMQLGAFDYVTKPLDLPKLNVLVQSAIKSKRLMNVPVAVEALESVEMQGDLFVGSSSQMMEVFKQVGRVATQDVTVLIRGESGSGKELVARAIYQYSNRSNEPFMAVNCAAIPDQLLESELFGHEKGAFTGADKRRIGKFEQCNGGTLFLDEIGDMTPLVQGKVLRLLQEQHFERVGGNETITTNVRIVTATNRDLEQMVEDGEYRGDLYYRLNGITINLPPLRERGEDLVKLIEYFFSKVRIELGKHEVVGISPDALAIYRKHTWPGNVRELQSVIRQSLLNTTGTVIVPDSIPDELLVDDPALLNSPNALNEESDDHVNIERFIKNRLDECSTDLYAETLEVMEKVLLTQVLQHTEGNQTRASEILGITRGKIRDRIQAFGIKFGKNVHVDENTGPEE from the coding sequence ATGGATACTCAAAACACTGCAAAGCCTTTAGTTCTGGTGATTGATGATGATCGCGCGATTCGACACATGATCACACGTTCTCTCCAACAACTCGACTGTGAAGTTATTGAAGCCGAAGAAAGTCAAAGTGGATTGGCGCTCGTACTGGATAAAAATCCTGATGTTGTCCTGTTGGACATCATGTTGCCCCATGTATCTGGTTTGGATATTTTTCAGCAAATTCGTGAAATTGAACGAAAAACACCAGTTATCTTCATAACAGCTGGCACCGACAGTGCCACGGCGATCAAGGCAATGCAACTTGGAGCCTTTGATTATGTGACAAAGCCCCTCGACCTCCCCAAACTCAACGTACTTGTGCAGTCTGCCATAAAATCTAAACGTTTGATGAATGTGCCGGTTGCCGTTGAAGCCTTAGAGTCCGTTGAAATGCAGGGCGATTTATTCGTCGGCAGCAGTTCGCAAATGATGGAAGTCTTTAAGCAGGTCGGTCGAGTTGCCACTCAGGATGTTACGGTATTAATTCGTGGCGAAAGCGGTAGCGGAAAAGAACTTGTTGCCAGAGCGATTTACCAGTACAGCAACCGGTCCAACGAACCCTTTATGGCGGTCAACTGTGCTGCAATCCCAGACCAGTTATTGGAAAGTGAATTGTTTGGACACGAAAAAGGTGCATTCACTGGTGCAGACAAAAGACGCATCGGCAAATTTGAACAATGCAATGGAGGCACACTATTTCTCGATGAAATTGGAGACATGACTCCGCTTGTGCAGGGTAAAGTCCTTCGTCTGTTGCAGGAGCAGCATTTCGAACGTGTCGGGGGCAACGAAACCATTACGACTAATGTTCGCATTGTCACCGCGACCAATCGCGACCTCGAACAGATGGTCGAAGATGGTGAATACCGAGGTGATTTGTACTATCGTCTGAATGGAATTACGATCAACCTTCCACCTCTTCGGGAACGGGGAGAAGATCTCGTCAAGTTGATCGAATACTTCTTTTCCAAAGTTCGTATCGAATTGGGAAAACATGAGGTTGTCGGGATCTCGCCAGATGCACTTGCAATATATCGCAAGCATACCTGGCCTGGTAATGTGCGTGAATTGCAGAGTGTTATCCGACAATCGTTATTGAATACAACTGGAACAGTCATTGTTCCCGATTCAATTCCAGATGAACTTCTTGTCGATGATCCCGCTCTGCTCAATTCGCCGAATGCATTAAATGAGGAATCAGATGATCATGTCAATATCGAGCGGTTTATTAAGAACAGGCTCGATGAATGTAGTACCGATTTATATGCAGAAACACTGGAAGTCATGGAAAAAGTGCTCCTTACACAGGTCCTTCAACATACAGAAGGAAACCAGACGCGTGCCTCAGAAATTCTGGGAATTACACGAGGAAAAATCCGCGACCGCATACAGGCATTCGGTATCAAGTTTGGTAAAAATGTTCATGTCGACGAAAATACGGGCCCTGAAGAGTAA
- a CDS encoding exopolysaccharide biosynthesis protein: protein MSSLNTLTDLLDDVEEGTSGDRITVGELLDTIDSRSYGPILLLPAFIALSPIGAIPGMSIVTGTIIIMFAAQLLFGMRHPWLPKFIENIEFSREKMDKTSDVMRPWAKWVDSALYKRLTFLTQRPFDSIVAGICILLALLFYPLALLPWAVAIPSGAIVLFSLGLTSRDGLFVLVGFLLTLTSFALLVIYWPF from the coding sequence ATGTCGAGTCTCAATACTCTGACGGATTTGCTAGATGACGTTGAAGAGGGAACCTCGGGTGATCGTATTACTGTAGGTGAGTTGCTCGATACGATCGACTCGCGTAGTTATGGTCCGATTCTTCTCTTGCCTGCATTTATTGCTCTGTCTCCGATTGGAGCGATACCCGGGATGTCTATCGTCACCGGCACTATTATTATTATGTTTGCCGCACAATTACTTTTCGGAATGCGGCATCCCTGGTTGCCTAAATTCATTGAGAACATTGAGTTCTCACGAGAAAAAATGGACAAGACATCGGACGTGATGCGTCCCTGGGCCAAGTGGGTTGATAGTGCCTTATACAAGCGATTGACATTCCTGACGCAACGTCCGTTTGACAGTATTGTTGCAGGAATCTGTATTCTACTGGCATTATTGTTCTACCCTTTGGCATTGCTCCCATGGGCAGTCGCTATTCCTAGTGGTGCGATCGTCCTGTTCTCTTTAGGTTTGACATCGCGCGATGGCCTGTTCGTACTTGTTGGCTTTCTGCTCACGCTGACTTCTTTTGCTCTGCTAGTGATCTACTGGCCATTTTAG
- a CDS encoding PA2169 family four-helix-bundle protein, producing MTTETKLNLNQETIEKLQDLIRINIDSAKGFREAAEQLDENILGEKLIQLANERDRQARELQEYVSVNNEDPVDEGSYAAAVHRSWVKARSLFTGNDTYAIMAEAERGEDHIKAAYEDALKEEPGTAMNDILLRQYEEVKSIHDNVRDIRDSLKS from the coding sequence ATGACTACGGAAACAAAGTTGAATCTTAATCAGGAAACCATCGAAAAGTTGCAGGATTTGATTCGGATCAATATCGATAGTGCTAAAGGATTTCGAGAAGCAGCTGAACAGCTCGATGAAAATATCCTTGGTGAAAAGCTGATTCAGCTCGCCAATGAGCGTGATCGTCAGGCTCGTGAACTTCAGGAGTATGTCAGTGTAAACAATGAGGATCCAGTTGATGAAGGATCCTATGCGGCTGCGGTCCATCGCAGTTGGGTGAAAGCTCGCTCTTTGTTTACTGGTAACGATACCTATGCCATCATGGCTGAAGCCGAACGTGGTGAAGATCATATCAAGGCTGCCTACGAAGACGCTCTCAAAGAGGAACCCGGCACCGCGATGAACGATATTCTGCTTCGCCAGTACGAAGAAGTGAAATCGATACACGACAATGTCCGAGATATCCGCGATTCCTTGAAAAGTTAA